One Augochlora pura isolate Apur16 chromosome 10, APUR_v2.2.1, whole genome shotgun sequence DNA window includes the following coding sequences:
- the LOC144475968 gene encoding cytochrome P450 9e2-like: MENLTLALFLGALAPLVIYCVKSYTFWQRRKIPIPNGYWPIMGHMWPVYMVRKSMTEHFDDLYRKCNKHSMFGLYDGFTPALVVREPRLLKTVMHSNFADFNKNGFEVSPKKDPLLAIHPFLTVGEVWQNGRKRLTNAFSNARLKNLYTAITEVCKKQQAFLEKQLKSKNQYEVELKHFFGRFTAESVANAGLGIEGHSYEENPPRNSFHSIGLMIFNPNLFTAFITTLAFLKSNITIFLGIPFLDKRVDAFFRRIVHENLSLRLKDPTPKNDFFQLMIEQEQAEGEMNEERITAHTLSLFFDGFETSRLTLTFAGFNLALYPEIQEKVRNEIRATIAKNDGVLTYDSLKELKYMDKVISESQRHYPVGIFLKKVCTNECELVGSDGLSVHMKPGMEVYIPMYPLHRDAEFWNDPEVFDPERFSEERKHEIEKMTFIPFGEGPRMCIGMRMAMLMIKSCLAALLNNYKLEMSPKTAIPLKWSKYNFLSEPSTGTWVKVSKL; encoded by the coding sequence ATGGAGAACCTGACATTGGCATTATTCCTCGGAGCACTTGCGCCGCTTGTGATTTACTGTGTCAAGAGTTACACTTTCTGGCAGCGACGAAAGATCCCGATACCGAATGGATACTGGCCAATCATGGGCCACATGTGGCCCGTGTACATGGTCAGAAAAAGCATGACGGAACACTTCGACGACCTGTACAGGAAGTGCAACAAACACAGCATGTTCGGCCTATACGACGGATTCACGCCTGCCCTCGTGGTTCGTGAACCGCGCCTGCTAAAGACGGTCATGCACAGCAACTTTGCTGACTTCAACAAAAATGGATTCGAAGTGTCGCCGAAGAAGGATCCTCTGTTAGCCATACACCCGTTTTTGACAGTGGGCGAAGTGTGGCAGAACGGAAGGAAACGATTGACTAACGCGTTTTCTAACGCCCGCCTGAAGAACCTGTATACCGCCATAACCGAGGTGTGCAAGAAGCAGCAAGCGTTCTTGGAGAAGCAGCTGAAGTCAAAAAACCAATACGAGGTTGAGCTGAAACACTTCTTCGGACGGTTCACGGCCGAGTCCGTGGCGAACGCGGGTTTGGGCATCGAAGGGCACAGCTACGAGGAGAACCCGCCGCGAAATTCCTTTCACTCGATTGGTCTAATGATCTTCAACCCGAATTTGTTCACCGCTTTCATAACTACTCTCGCGTTCTTAAAATCGAACATAACAATATTCCTCGGAATCCCGTTCCTGGACAAACGTGTGGACGCGTTCTTCAGGCGGATCGTGCACGAGAACTTGAGCTTGAGACTCAAGGATCCCACACCTAAGAACGACTTCTTCCAGCTGATGATCGAACAGGAGCAAGCGGAAGGAGAAATGAACGAGGAGCGCATCACGGCCCACACACTCTCCCTTTTCTTTGACGGATTCGAGACCAGCAGGCTGACGCTTACCTTCGCCGGCTTTAATTTGGCCCTGTATCCCGAAATTCAGGAGAAGGTGAGGAACGAGATCCGTGCTACAATAGCTAAGAACGACGGTGTGCTAACGTACGACTCTCTGAAGGAGTTGAAGTACATGGACAAAGTGATAAGCGAGTCGCAGCGTCATTATCCCGTTGGGATCTTTCTGAAGAAAGTGTGCACTAATGAATGCGAACTGGTCGGTTCGGATGGATTGAGTGTGCACATGAAACCTGGCATGGAAGTGTACATACCGATGTACCCTCTGCACCGTGATGCAGAGTTTTGGAATGATCCGGAAGTGTTCGATCCAGAGCGATTCAGTGAGGAAAGGAAGCATGAGATCGAGAAGATGACGTTTATTCCATTCGGAGAGGGTCCGCGCATGTGTATCGGAATGAGGATGGCTATGCTAATGATAAAATCATGCCTGGCTGCTCTCTTGAACAATTACAAGTTAGAGATGTCGCCGAAAACTGCAATTCCGTTGAAATGGtccaaatataatttcctGTCCGAGCCTAGTACCGGTACCTGGGTAAAAGTttcgaaattgtaa